The following coding sequences are from one Maledivibacter sp. window:
- a CDS encoding GNAT family N-acetyltransferase: MNISIERACIDDALKLIEVQNKCFYDDYLLYGECPSYNESKEAIIRQIENRIVYKIIIDREIVGDIIVRKRENNNYYLRVISVIPKFQSLGIGSKAIEYIEKDNLDALEWELITPHKSYRNHHFYEKMGYIKIGEIVHSDVLTLWQYKKQMTKG, translated from the coding sequence ATGAATATATCTATTGAACGTGCATGTATTGATGATGCCTTAAAATTAATAGAAGTCCAAAATAAATGTTTTTATGATGATTATCTTTTATACGGCGAATGCCCTTCCTATAATGAGTCTAAAGAAGCTATAATAAGACAAATAGAAAATCGCATTGTATATAAGATTATTATTGATAGAGAAATAGTAGGAGATATTATAGTTCGTAAAAGAGAAAATAACAATTATTATCTAAGAGTTATATCTGTTATCCCCAAATTCCAGAGTCTAGGCATAGGGTCTAAAGCTATTGAATACATTGAGAAAGATAACCTTGATGCATTAGAGTGGGAACTCATTACCCCCCATAAAAGTTATCGTAATCATCATTTTTATGAAAAGATGGGCTATATAAAGATTGGTGAAATAGTACATTCTGATGTACTTACATTATGGCAATATAAAAAGCAAATGACTAAAGGATGA
- a CDS encoding metallophosphoesterase, with protein MINIKWNIICTIIALMIFLFIENNWITVTNYIIEIKKLPREYEEFRIIHLSDIHNKIFGQNNLVNIIKKRNPNIIVITGDLIDRRRYNKAAAIGLLEKLLDMAPIYYVTGNHEWWSGKYGELKRSIEGLGVHILSDDKAEIKYGNKILNIIGIDDPAKYYEEYSKPHNGYKITNEKIDILLENINEEQVTILLSHRPELFELYKEKNIDLILCGHAHGGQIRLPFIGGIIAPNQGLFPKYDGGKYNYNEVNMIVNRGLGNSIAPIRVFNKPEVGVITLKKK; from the coding sequence ATGATTAATATAAAGTGGAATATAATCTGTACTATTATTGCACTAATGATTTTTTTATTCATAGAAAACAATTGGATTACTGTAACAAATTATATTATAGAGATAAAAAAGCTTCCTCGTGAATATGAAGAATTTAGGATAATACATCTCTCTGATATACATAATAAGATATTTGGTCAGAATAATTTAGTCAACATCATAAAAAAAAGAAATCCTAATATAATAGTGATCACAGGTGATTTGATTGATAGGAGACGTTACAATAAAGCTGCTGCCATAGGATTACTTGAGAAACTCCTAGATATGGCTCCCATATACTATGTAACGGGAAATCATGAATGGTGGTCAGGAAAATATGGGGAATTAAAAAGGAGTATTGAGGGTTTAGGAGTACATATTCTTAGTGATGATAAGGCTGAGATTAAATATGGGAACAAAATATTAAATATCATAGGAATTGATGATCCAGCAAAATATTATGAAGAATACTCAAAGCCCCATAATGGGTATAAAATAACAAATGAAAAAATTGATATTTTACTAGAAAATATAAATGAAGAACAGGTTACGATATTATTGTCACATAGACCAGAATTGTTTGAATTGTATAAAGAGAAAAATATTGATTTGATTCTATGTGGACATGCCCACGGGGGACAAATAAGACTTCCCTTTATAGGAGGTATAATAGCTCCTAATCAAGGATTATTTCCAAAATATGATGGTGGGAAATACAATTATAATGAAGTAAATATGATTGTAAATAGAGGATTAGGGAATAGTATAGCACCAATAAGAGTATTCAATAAACCGGAAGTGGGAGTCATCACATTAAAAAAGAAATAA